In bacterium, a genomic segment contains:
- a CDS encoding DUF1837 domain-containing protein codes for MINAIPEFALSYCELSKIDPQNVVERIRSAARTIYQTDKFSRRGEFGELLLHLVIRDYYKSIPALSKVYYKDSANNTIKGFDAVHVTVEEDALHLWLGETKFYKDISSAIRDVSSELCDHFNSNFLKNEFLFIQRKLDEQWEHYDTLSSLVDANTSLDKIFTSLKVPVLLTYESPTVDAHNTEDEAYIEAVKKEVEGHKSTFFGKDLPKEIDIILILVPLHKKEQLVNTLHKKLKHMQSI; via the coding sequence ATGATCAATGCCATTCCTGAGTTTGCACTGAGTTACTGTGAGCTTTCAAAGATAGATCCACAAAATGTAGTGGAGCGGATTCGCAGTGCCGCAAGAACGATTTATCAAACAGACAAGTTTAGTCGAAGAGGTGAGTTCGGAGAGCTTTTACTACATCTTGTAATAAGAGACTACTACAAAAGCATTCCAGCACTTTCTAAGGTCTACTATAAGGATTCAGCAAATAACACCATCAAGGGATTTGATGCCGTTCATGTAACAGTAGAGGAAGATGCTTTACATCTTTGGCTGGGAGAAACTAAATTTTATAAAGATATTTCTTCTGCAATACGAGATGTAAGTAGTGAGCTTTGCGATCACTTTAATTCAAATTTCCTAAAAAATGAGTTTTTATTTATTCAAAGAAAGCTTGATGAGCAATGGGAACATTACGACACATTGTCCTCGTTAGTAGATGCCAATACATCACTAGACAAAATATTCACCTCTCTTAAGGTTCCTGTCCTTTTAACTTATGAAAGTCCAACAGTGGATGCTCACAATACAGAAGACGAAGCATATATAGAGGCAGTTAAAAAAGAAGTAGAGGGACACAAATCTACTTTTTTTGGGAAGGACCTACCTAAAGAAATCGACATAATTTTGATTCTTGTGCCATTGCATAAGAAAGAACAGCTTGTGAATACACTACATAAAAAACTAAAACACATGCAGAGTATTTAG